The DNA sequence CAGTCAATTATCGAGCATGACGTTGCCGGTGTTATCAAATCAGTCGACGACTTGCAGGCGAGTGGCATTAATACTAGTTCGATCGTCGGACAACTGATCGATGAACTACTCGAGATCGCTCCGGAAAATCCCAAGCTCTACAGTTTAATCGAGAGTCTGCTCGAGGTTAACGGATCAGCTGCTCCTGCTATCAAGTTATTAGCCGTTTTGTCGCTCGCTGCTGCCAAATCCGCTACTAGAAATGCCGTCGTCGCCACTGCGACCACTTACGAACAGGACAAACTAGCGACTATTATCGAAAAAAAGGTCAAATCCGAGCCAACACTAATCAAGCCCGAGACTACCGTCGTAGTAGAGCAGAGCAAGCCAGAAAAATCACCGGCCGCGGCAAAACTAGCTGACAAAAAGGCCGATGCTGCCGCCGAGACAGTTACTGGCCAGCCGCCAGCTGAAATCGTCTGGCAGGACATTTTAGACGAGCTAAGGAACCTCGACCGCCCAGCAGCACTAGCTACCTTGAAATTTGCCACGACGGATTATGACCATGATACGCTAACACTCTATTTCGAGCGTGCTTTCCATCGTAAAAAGGCCGATGCGCCTAGTTGTCGTGAATCGCTCCAGCTAGCCTTTGCTAAATTATATAACGGAACGCCGCGCATCGTTGTCGCCACGACCGCTCAATCAGCCGCTGATAGCAAAGATTCGCTCGTAGCCGGAGTGGCTGCTATAATGGGTGGTGGAGATATAGTGAGAGAGACTTAAGGAGATGGCAAAACACAGTTCCAGCAGCGCAGATTTAGCCGGCGAGCGTCCGAATGACAGCCCGCTCGTTGACGCTGCGAGTAAACAAAAGTTTACTCCTAAAAGTGCCAACGACGAAGTTACCTCGTCGGGCAAGATCCCGCCACAGAACCTCGATGCCGAGATGTCACTGCTCGGCGCTATTCTGATCGACGAAGAGGTTTTGTCCGATGTGGCTGATAAAATCCACGTGGCTGATTTCTATGACCGGCGCCACGAAAGCATTTTTGCCGCGATGTTACGACTCTACGAAAAGCATTCGCCGATCGACCTGTTAACGTTGACCGATGAGCTGAAAAAATCCGAAGATCTAAAATCAGTCGGTGGCGCCGCCTATTTGTCCGAGCTAACCAATTATGTTCCGAGTTCGGCTCATGCCGTATCATACGCCCAGATTGTCGCCTCGGCTGCCGTCCGACGACGCC is a window from the Candidatus Saccharibacteria bacterium genome containing:
- the dnaX gene encoding DNA polymerase III subunit gamma/tau is translated as MSVRESSVRSVSDRPKKVGKSAHLALYRKYRPETLDQIVGQPQVTDIIKKSAAGNNFAHAYLFTGQRGTGKTSAARIVAHLINQTDYSSDDIDIIEIDAASHGGVEEARELREKAFLAPIAASHKVYIIDEVHMLSTQAFNALLKIIEEPPEHIVFIMATTELQKVPATILSRVQRFHFKPVPLDVVADHLAYIAGEEDIKADRSALELIARHGGGSFRDSITLLDQLGGSGAITGENVEAALGLAPQTRVQALIQSIIEHDVAGVIKSVDDLQASGINTSSIVGQLIDELLEIAPENPKLYSLIESLLEVNGSAAPAIKLLAVLSLAAAKSATRNAVVATATTYEQDKLATIIEKKVKSEPTLIKPETTVVVEQSKPEKSPAAAKLADKKADAAAETVTGQPPAEIVWQDILDELRNLDRPAALATLKFATTDYDHDTLTLYFERAFHRKKADAPSCRESLQLAFAKLYNGTPRIVVATTAQSAADSKDSLVAGVAAIMGGGDIVRET